TTCTCTTTACGATCCTTTTGTACCATTGAATAAGCCGAGCAAGAGCAATTCCTCAAGCATTCTTGTTCACACTCCACCTGGCTCAGATTCATGGCAATCCAAGCTGCTTTCGAAGTGTCTGCTAACTTCACATTCTTGAGCTTCACAAAACCATCTCCATGTCCGCAAACTGAGGAAGATTCTAACCTTTTATTGACACATCCGTGCGATGCGTCTCTGAAATACCAATCACGCGGAGACCTAGGTTCGTATCCAGGTAAACAAGAACATTCAAATATATCAGGATTGCTAGGACTACATAGGCTATAAGCACCACATTTTCCATAGAAATCACATGAGTATTTAGGCACAGACCAGAAGTCCTTCCATTGGCCATCACTCTCATGCCATGTTATCCACTTGAAGAACCCTAAATGGTCCACCACTATTCTTAGAATAACCGAAGTATCAAGTAAATTGTGGATTGAGTACATCTCATGTTGATTGAACACATAAGTATAGCTATACACATTGGAGAATTTCCTCTTCGGCCATACGTGGGCTCGCCAGTGAGGTTTCAAGCCCTTGTATAAAATGAATTGCGGCGAGCCAGTGGGGTCGAGTTTAAACGAGTAATCCCCGGTTCCAGGGTCATCTGGTGATTTCCATGAGGTTAGATACCACTCTAGACCAGCTTTCTGATTCTGCCCGAGTTTCATTCCGGAAATGATGGTGTCAGTGGGATAATCAAAGCTCTGCCACACAATTCTTTTACTTGTTGCTTCAAGCAAAACTAAGTTCCCTGAATCCAAGAGCTGAGCTATACATCCATCTCTTACCTTCTCTGTTACGTTTGTAGACCAGACTTCGATCTTCTGGTTGGGATCATTATAGAGAACAAGGttcccgttttgattgatcgatAAAACTGCAGACGAGCCATTGGCAGGATTGTTCCTATTAGCTACCCAAACAGCTGATCTTTTTGAAACTTTATGGAACCAAATTCCAAGATATTTCTTGCTAGAACTGCCGGGGCTGAAGAACCCGAATGCAAACTTATTAGTACCACTTGAGACTAGTAGATCGCCTTCTTTGAAAGACTGATTCGTGTTAATAATATTATCTGAATTACAAAAACTGAATAGGAGGAATATAAGTGTATAATGTAAGAACAATTTTTTAGGAGCAGCCATGAAGTTTTTCAATAGCtccataatttattttatgtaaaagaTATCTTGTTCATAATGAACGACAACGACGTTCTGACTTCCAACGGTCAATAATAGAATTTGATTCGACCTTTTCTTAATgaaattgacattttttgttCATGAATTAATATTCAATTGTGAGTACAAACAAATTCAGTTAGGTCCACCTCTGCATATTTATTTCTTGTCCCTTGGTCCAAAGATGTTGGCTTGACCATTATTAATGCAATCTGTATTTTGTTTGGTGACCACCAGTTATTTGATTAgtcatttatttatattatcaaaGATGGCTCTAtatcttaaataaataaataagcacatcataaaataaaatataataaaaaagatcTGTAATGATTTTTGTACAAGTATCTAATCTAAGTGATTACATGCAtaagatttataaattaaaaaactacaCATACTACGGTTGCCCTACCGCGCGACAACTCGTGTGATTGTTACCTGATTCAAAGAACAATTTACTCCCGGGTTTAATGCATCGGGATCTTTATAACTTGTTCCTAATATGAATGCAGGCTGTTTAGGACACGGAAGGTTCACTTCACCTGTTAGCATGAGAACAACAGTTGGCATGGTGGGTCGACCTGTTGCATTTTCTTGCACACACAGTAGTCCAACCTGAATGCATCGGATTACTTGGCTAGCAATGACAGAATCTTTTAGTGATGAATCAACTATTTCTAAGGCTCTTCGTTCTCTCCACAAATTCCACACCTGTGTCATCACCACCATCAGAAAAGAAAACGAGGTAAATTTTACGTAAAGAGTAAATCTGAATGCTTTTTAGTTACTTACATGTCCGATCAAAGTCAGTGAAGGGTCCTCCGGAAATGAATTATTGCTCCTCTTGCCGGTTATGATCTCCAGCAACATAACTCCAAAACTAAAAACATCTGATTTTGTTGAAAATTTTCCATACACTGCATATTCTGGCGCCATATAACCACTGTACAGGCAATAAAAAAACCATCTTTAGTGTCGGTATGTAGAAGTGTAGGTACTGTATACATCTAGTGTTTGATCATGCATTACTTACTACGTTCCAACTACTCGCTTAGTCTCATTTTGAACTTCATCTCCTAAAAATATCCTAGCCATTCCAAAATCTGAAACTTTTGGCATCATATCGGCATCTAATAAAATATTGCTGGCTTTTAAATCTCTATGAATAATTCTCAATCTCGAGTCATGATGAAGATACAAGATTCCCCTTGCAATTCCTACTATTATATCAAAACATTTTCTCCAATCCAAAACCGATCTTCTACTCTCATCTACTAGCAAAAATTAGCAAAATTGTGTTATAAACATTTTCAACTCAGAAACAAACATTCTAGTGTAGCTAAATGTAAAGTAGAGCAATATGTTACCGACTTACCGAAAATAAAGTAGTCCAAACTTTTGTTTGGCAAGTATTCGTAGATCAACATTTGTTCTTCCCCTTGAATGCAACATCCTAGAAGTTTCACAAGATTCCTGTGTTGAAGCCTTGTAAGCAGCATCACTTCATTTTTGAATTCTTCCATTCCTTGGCCTGAAGTCTGCGATAATCTTTTGACAGCAATCTGTCTCCCGTTGTGCAACTCACCCTGAAGTTGTTTTCGCTTTTTACTCCAAACCGAAATGTAATCTATTTCAAACCATTATAAATCCACAACAAGTACTATGAGGTCATACCTTATAAACTGTGCCGAAACCTCCTTGTCCAAGTTTGTTTGCTGGACTGAAATTCTTAGTCGCAGTAGCTATAATGTACAGATCGAAAAATGGCAAATCCGAAGGTTGTCTGCTTTCTGCAAGTTCAGTTTCCGATAGCGCAGATAATAATAGTCCGTGTGTCCGTCTTTTCTTCACTGTTCTTGAACATAAAAGCAAGTCAAAGATCAGCTATTCATTCTGTTCATCAATATTTTTGCATTTTCACATCTCATAATTATTTCTTTACCTTTTCGTTTCCTCATCTTCCTTAGCCAAAATTTCGCAATTACAAAGATTAAAAGCATATTCAAAGCAGCAGATACTACTGGAATAACCACCTTTCCATTCCTTTCCAAAAACCTTCCTCTTTTACTGGCAATCTCAGCTGCGTTATAGAAGATACTACTCCACTTAAGTATgtcaaattcatataaaaaaaatagtcattCGAGATtaatgataatttaaaaaggaaGAAGAGGAATACCTAGCTCTACAGCGTCCACACGAACATACATATCTCGTCCCTCCGTATACTCCACTGTGTCCCTTAACTCATCATACCAAGTCAAGCAGCCATAGCCTTTCCTCTCAATATCCAAGCATGCAAATGCTTTGCAGGAACAATTCCTCAGGCACAATTGTTCACACTCTGTGCTGCTCAAACTCTCGTTAACTAGAGCTGCTACAGAAGTATCCGGAAGCTTTACACGCTTCACCTTAATAAACCCTTCTCCATTTCTGCATATCGACGATGTTTTCTCTCGCTTCCTCACACACCCAGCTGAGCCATCTCTGAGATACCAATTTTTTAAGGACTTAGGCTCAAACCCTGGCAGACACATGCACTCAAGACTATCAAGATTGTTAGAGTTCAACACACTATTTGGTCCACAGTGTTCATATTTGTGCTTAGGTTCTGACCTGGAGACTCTCCATTGGTCAGAAGCGTTGTCCCAAGTAAGCCGTTGGAGCAATCCAGAGCTCTTGAGCACAATTCTTGATAAAAGAAACTCCCCGTCCAAAATAAACGTGTAATATATCTCGTCTTGATTGTTAGCAGAAGTCGGCAAGTAGCCAGGCGTCGGTGCTGGATCCCATGGCCACGGGCTGCTTCGCCAAATCCGGGAAGAACCCTCGTACAAAAAGAACTGCGGACAGCCATCCGGGTTTAGCTTGTACAACCAGTCCCCAGTTCCTGGATCATTCAATGATCTCCATGAAGTTAAGGACCTATATAGGCCGATTTTCCTATTCAAACCAATTTTCAGACCTGGAAGCATGGTATCAGTAGGATAATCAAAGCTTTGCCAAACAATTGTTTTACTTTCATTATGAAGCAGAACCAGATTTCCTGAATCCAAAAGCCGAGCTACACAACTTTCTACTCTTCCTGTTGAGATATTAGTCGACCACACAGGAAACTTCATATCATCGAcatcatttaaaacaaaatttccatCCGGGGTTATAGAGAGAACTCCTGACGACTGAGTAATCGGATTGTTCCGATTTGCTACCCACACCACAGTTTGCTCCGGCAGCTTGTGATACCAGATGCCGACATATCTATACTTAGATTTTCCGGGGCTAAAAAATCCTAATGCGAATATTCCATTTCCCGAGACCAAAATATCGGAATCTGTTAAGGAGTGATTGGTGGTTATAGTGTCAATGGAATGACAAGATGTGAAGAGAATGGCTAGAAACAACAAACTCAAAAGCATTTCTGCTGTGTGaagtatatttttattgatcTAGCAAAAAAATAAGCTGAAATAAACACCAAATAAATATAATTCTAGCTTTATGAATCCATTTcattagtattaaaaattataatttaaaggaACCTTCATAGTAGTTCTTCATTTCCACCCACTAACAGTGTGAAACTGGTCTTCTGTCACACATGGATTTGATTATTATCAAACAAAATAATGTTCAAACAAAGTAGAATTAGTTATTTGAGTAAGTGAGCTCTCAccaattgattattattttctcaATAATGTGTGACAgtcttaattattattaaaatctgCTTGAAAAACATTTAACCACTATAGATATGCGTGATGCATGTATAATAGGATATGAATATCCGGTCCACTAATTTGTATGGGCGGATCTATATAGTAGGTATAGACAtaatgttatttaaaaattatattttgcctatttttataaaattataatgaaatgTACATCTTCTGTTGACTATTGATAGGCTGGTTTTTGTTTTGGACGTCCCAAATTGTagatttattttcatatttgaaaGCTGGTTAACTAGATATATATCTAAAATATCCTTAACaataatgttaattattttaatattaaaaataattttatttgcaatttatGTGCAATTTATGGATCATTTTGAATCACTATTTAATAGAAGTGCAGTGAACGATGAATAAATTACTTATTCGATAGGGATACTATACACcgttagtataattttaattaaaaattagtttttaaatatgtGCAAGTCAAATAAGTCTATTAACTTATTAATATATACAAATGAATTTCCTCTGTTTTAATGTGATGAGTATGAATAATTCACACTTGTTCTGATTCACTAAAATCAAATCTTGAATTGCACAAACAGATATATAATTACACTTTGTATTTTTATCTTCCTTGTAGTAGTGTAACTGTGACTTCATTTCTAGTATGAGACTTCACATTAGTAGATGATGAATCTGTATCAGTGAAAAACCTTTCTGTGTAGTAACCGGGTTGCTTCGGCTGCAGCAGTATTGGGTTCTCGATGTCCAACATAACTACGACCGAAGCCATTGTTGGTCTATCTTCCGGCCGTTGCTGCACACATAACAAACCCACATGGATACATTTCACCAGTTCTTGTATATCGACAGGTTGCTCCATCAAACTATCCATCAGTTCCGTTGGCTTGTCTTCGATCCACAATCTCCATGCCTGTATCAAAACCACATTTTAGTATAATCAGTGTCATCAAAAAGTATTTTTTGAGCTCGCGATAAGCTTATGTGTCCTAAAAGATTAAGATCGTGTCCGGGATGATAAAATCCTCTGTTCTTCTTCCCGCTCACAATTTCCAAAACCAGCACTCCAAAGCTAAACACATCAGATTTCACTGAGAAGAGTCCGTCTATCACATACTCGGGAGACATATACCCACTAAGGTGAAACCATTAACATTGTTGATGAAACCTGAGATTGGTAATACTATTGAAACTTGAATGTTGATACTTACTAAGTTCCGAAGACTCTGCTAGCAGGGGTGTgcgtcggtcggttcggttcggttcggtttataTTTTGAAGAAACCGTCGGTTTTTAAGTACTTATATTTTGAAACCAAATTACAATCTTTTTATAGTAAAACCGAAAAAAATGACTACCGCaatttttcggtcggttcggttcgggtTCGGTTTTGTCATTCGGTTTGGGCCTTCTATTGGGCCAAGGCCAGGGCctttaaatttaacaaaaataaaaccaattttACTATTAAGACTACAAAAAATGAACTGATCTATTACTATTTGGAtacaataaataatacatacaTCCCTTtccaaaattgcaaaaaatttacaaaattacaaTTCAACAATTAACATATTACAGAACCACAAATTTACAGTTCAACAATTACCATATTACAGCAATAAATGTTCATAGATGCAAAAAATATGAACTTCAAAGTTCAGATAGCACCGGATCCCACCAAAATGCAATCCGTAAGCTGATTGTAATTCATCAAGCAGCTCAGCTGTGTGCAGGAGCAGGAGAAGCAGGTAATTAAACAGACTATgaaccataaaaattaaaaaattaaacactaAGCCTACTAAATACTAGTTAATagttaaaagattaataaaaaaCAGGGGCTCAGAAATATGCTTATCGTTTCATTTGTAATGCGAACTAAGACATGGTGGCTCAAAAATGTGCCGTTTCATCATATCAATAAAGAAGGCATTACAAAATCTGAGAGTGGTGGAAGCTTCATCATTGCCCAAAactaaaagtttgaaaatattacttaaaaaatttgaaagtaaaaCTTAAAAGTTGAAACCAGAAATTTCAAAACAGGTAATAACTTTGAAACAAGACATTTCAAATGAGGTCTCTAAAAGTCTAAATCAGTCATGAATCAGAAAGCAAGTTAAAACTGTAAATTGAAACAAGGAATTTCATTACAGAGCAGTCAACaccaaaaatgaaagtttgaaACCAGGAATTTCAAAAAAGATCAAACTCAGAATAAAACACTTAAGTTTAATCAATATCATAGACATTatagaaaaactaaaataaactattttgaaAGAGTTAAAAGAGTTAGAAAATCATACTTTTAGTTTTGCTTCCCACCACCAATTTAGGAAAAGTTCAGATTCAAAAGGGACTAGCAATGAGTCAAGGACTGATGCTTTTCAGAAGGGTCACAGCAACAGGATCCATCAAATGGATATAAGCTTCACAGCTTTTCAGAGCATCAAAGAATCATAGCTTCTGATTTCAAAAGAGGCAAGGGACATTGGAACAGATCAGTTCCTTCAGTTTGGCTTCCACCATATTAAAGCTCCAAACTACACATGATGAACATGTGTTCCAAAAGCAAAAAGATTGATCATAGCATACTTTGGTTCAGAAAGCAGGAGGGCCAACATTTGGCAACTCTGGAaagccaaaagaaaaaaaaaaggaagttCAGAATTAAACAGATAATGATTAATGACAAAcatgaaataaaaatagattgaAGCACATAACCTTGCTCAAATATCTCAAGCTCTTCGATTGACTCTTCTATAACCAGAGGGGTTTTACTTGCTTGTCTAAGCCAGTCCTCGGTACAGATGAGTGCCTCCACCAATTTAGGAGTCAGGGAACTCCTGAAGCAATCAAGAACTCTCCCACCAGCACTGAATGCAGACTCAGACGCCACGGTGGAAATGGGAACAGCAAGTATATCGCGGGCAAGTCGAGAGAGAACTGGAAAGCGTGATGAGTTATGCTTCCACCAATTTAGAACCTCAAGATCATCATCATCCTCAATCAAATCCTCACTTAGATAAACATCTAACTCACTCCTTCGAGCACTTGAGGTTCCCATTTCCCTCCTGTGCTGCTTGAATCGTGCCTTCATTACTGAAGGATGTTTATTCTTTCTTGCACCAGGGACAGAGGCCAAGTTCAAGCCCTTTTCAGGTTGTGACAAGGGAGTCTCAGAGCTTAACTCAGTGACAGAAATATTGCTCCCACCAGATTCATACAAAGTTTTGTATTCATTAAACAACAAGTTAAGCTCATCAACAACAGACTTGTACAACACAGCACCATTGACATTCCCAAACATAATACAGAGAGAGTATTCCATGCCCTCTAACTTAGCTGAAGGATCAAACACAtaggcaaaaaaaattaacttgttCATTTTATCAGGATCACCCCAATATTTGTCAAACTTCAGTTTCATTTTCCCACCCAAATTGTTCACATCAAAATCCTCACTTAACATCATATCAGACAATACAACATTTAAATCACAGATTTCTTGAAAATGCATGTCTGAAGTAACATACAAAGAACCAGATATTCGCAAGGTGACATAATAAAAGTGTGAAAGACAGTCTGCAAACTTCCTAACCACCTCCCAAGTTAGGGAATCAGGAACACTCCCACCCAAATCACTCTTAAAAGAAGATTCATCCTCGTCATATTTTTCAAATGCTTTCTCATATAAACAGGCAGTTGAAAGCATTAAAAATGTTGAATTCCAGCGAGTAGGTACATCAAGACATAATCCCTTTTTAGTTTCTACTCCTACAAACTCAGCAGCttccttaaattttttaagtctAGCAGGACTATTCCTTATGTACCTCACACAATCTCTAACCTTTTTAACAGACTCATTAACATCTTTTAAACCATCACTAACAACTAAATTCAAAATATGAGCAATACAACGCATATGCAAATATTTTCCTTTAGTTACAGCAGTTCCCCAAGACAACATCTTTTTCTTAAACACAGAAACAGCAACATCATTACTACTGGCATTGTCCATGGTAATAGAAAACACATTCTTTACACCCCATTCAACAACACAATTTTCCAAACATTTAGCAATATATTCACCCCTATGACCACTAACAGGCATAAAAGCAATTATACGCTTATGCAATTTCCAAGCATCATCAATCCAGTGACAAGTGACACACATGTAGTTTATTCTTTGAATGCTAGTCCAAGTGTCAGTTGTAATACTAACCCTTTGACTGTGATCTTTTAAGAAAGTTTTAAGTTTTATCTTCTCATCAGCATAAAGTTTAAACACATCTCTAGTTACAGTCCATCTTGAAGGTATTTTAAACCTAGGACATGCTGTACTCATCAACTTTCTGAACCCTATGCCTTCTACAAACCTAAGGGGCAACTCATCAACAATGATCATGTAAGCTAAGGCCTCCCTAATAGCATCTTGACAAAATTTCCAAGCCCCTATGTTTACTTTATCACCAACATCATCAAGAGCATTACAATTAACAGTTTGCAAAGTTAATAAGGTCTGCCTGGTTTGTTTACTCTGAGGGTTTTTCAAACAAGCAAGCATATGTGCCCTTAGGGTTGAGGTCCCATTAATTTTACTATGACACTGGTACACTTTGGCACAATACAAACATTTAGCAGAAACTACCCTACCATCATcatcaaaaatattttcaaaatggtCCCAAACAGCTGACCTTCTAACAATGGGCTTCCTTTTTTTTGTATTAGGCTCAACTACATTCTCTTGTTGAGCTTGTGTTGAACCCTCAATATTACCCACAGCAGCAGCACCATCAACAGGAGCAATAGGACTGGGAGCTATATTGCTCTCAGTCCCAATTCGCTCAACTATTGGAATCTGCAAAAGGAACATCAAGCCACAACAAGTTAGTATCCATTTCAGAAACACAGAAacaatgaaccaaaaaaaaaatcacaaagaCAGTTTGATCAATCAAGTTACCTGTGAATTGGTTTCCATCTGCCAACAAAGGGACTTAGGCTTCCACTTTTATAAAAACCAGAGAATCACAGATAAAACCAGAGAATCACAGATACACAAGCAGATCACAGGCTTCCACCAAAAATGGTAAACATGTACAGAGAAAAATGAAATTGTCAAATACTGACTAATAGATCATCACAGAAAATCAACATAATCAAAAGAGAAAACGAATTTTAAAAGATACTACCTTTGATCAATGGCACAAATCAACAGATTCAGGCTTCCACCCCTTCAATGTCTCCACATATGTCAAAAGAGAAACATAAACAGAATTGTCAAAGACCATGAAATCAACcaccaaactcaaaaaaataaCAACACTAAGAACAGAGACAAAGTAGGTAGTACCTTAGGTCACAAATACCTCAGAAACTGAAGCTTTGCTCCAACAAATCCATCATATCAAGTTCAAAACATGCGTATAATCAAATAAGAACAGAAATAAGTGAATAATACAGAAGAACCATAGATCTGTAACTCAAATCGTATATAATAAGTTATAGATCTGGAAAATTGGAAAACCTCACCATTTGTGAACAATCAGTTCCTTTTCTTCCTGAATCATCATTAACAAATCGTTAATAAGATTCTCAAACTCATAGATGACAGAGGCAGAGCAACGAAGAGTCCAAGAGCCACAAATAAAGATTATAAAATGGCTTAAACAGACATAATTAAGTGGTGGAAGATGAGAATCAATCGAGAAGCCATTGATTTAGAGCAGTTATCACTAAACAAAAGAGAGATGAGAGTAATTTTAGGGTTTGGTTGGGTGCTGTGTGAGTAATTTAGGGTTCAGTTCATCAGAGAGGATGAGAGAGGCGAGAGAATTAGAGGGAGTGAAAAGTGAGAATGTGAGAACTGAGAAGAGAGtgattttagggttagggtttttttaGAGGGAGTTTATATATGAGGGCAAAACTCACCGTTTTGCTAG
This region of Mercurialis annua linkage group LG1-X, ddMerAnnu1.2, whole genome shotgun sequence genomic DNA includes:
- the LOC130015367 gene encoding G-type lectin S-receptor-like serine/threonine-protein kinase SD1-1; protein product: MDSLMEQPVDIQELVKCIHVGLLCVQQRPEDRPTMASVVVMLDIENPILLQPKQPGYYTERFFTDTDSSSTNVKSHTRNEVTVTLLQGR
- the LOC126660594 gene encoding G-type lectin S-receptor-like serine/threonine-protein kinase RKS1, which translates into the protein MKINKNILHTAEMLLSLLFLAILFTSCHSIDTITTNHSLTDSDILVSGNGIFALGFFSPGKSKYRYVGIWYHKLPEQTVVWVANRNNPITQSSGVLSITPDGNFVLNDVDDMKFPVWSTNISTGRVESCVARLLDSGNLVLLHNESKTIVWQSFDYPTDTMLPGLKIGLNRKIGLYRSLTSWRSLNDPGTGDWLYKLNPDGCPQFFLYEGSSRIWRSSPWPWDPAPTPGYLPTSANNQDEIYYTFILDGEFLLSRIVLKSSGLLQRLTWDNASDQWRVSRSEPKHKYEHCGPNSVLNSNNLDSLECMCLPGFEPKSLKNWYLRDGSAGCVRKREKTSSICRNGEGFIKVKRVKLPDTSVAALVNESLSSTECEQLCLRNCSCKAFACLDIERKGYGCLTWYDELRDTVEYTEGRDMYVRVDAVELAEIASKRGRFLERNGKVVIPVVSAALNMLLIFVIAKFWLRKMRKRKVKKRRTHGLLLSALSETELAESRQPSDLPFFDLYIIATATKNFSPANKLGQGGFGTVYKGELHNGRQIAVKRLSQTSGQGMEEFKNEVMLLTRLQHRNLVKLLGCCIQGEEQMLIYEYLPNKSLDYFIFDESRRSVLDWRKCFDIIVGIARGILYLHHDSRLRIIHRDLKASNILLDADMMPKVSDFGMARIFLGDEVQNETKRVVGTYFGVMLLEIITGKRSNNSFPEDPSLTLIGHVWNLWRERRALEIVDSVVLMLTGEVNLPCPKQPAFILGTSYKDPDALNPGVNCSLNQVTITRVVARFCNSDNIINTNQSFKEGDLLVSSGTNKFAFGFFSPGSSSKKYLGIWFHKVSKRSAVWVANRNNPANGSSAVLSINQNGNLVLYNDPNQKIEVWSTNVTEKVRDGCIAQLLDSGNLVLLEATSKRIVWQSFDYPTDTIISGMKLGQNQKAGLEWYLTSWKSPDDPGTGDYSFKLDPTGSPQFILYKGLKPHWRAHVWPKRKFSNVYSYTYVFNQHEMYSIHNLLDTSVILRIVVDHLGFFKWITWHESDGQWKDFWSVPKYSCDFYGKCGAYSLCSPSNPDIFECSCLPGYEPRSPRDWYFRDASHGCVNKRLESSSVCGHGDGFVKLKNVKLADTSKAAWIAMNLSQVECEQECLRNCSCSAYSMVQKDRKEKGCLVWYGELIDTVDHMDDDSDMHVRVDAVELANIHARKSNGFLGNKEQEILVLSAGAAWFTILFFVYLWFRRRKKKGLKKKLGDRVFDPKSGSIYYKNTIVANELEGDICPPGIAYFDLSSIIAATNNFSPANKLGEGGFGSVYKGQLTNGQEVAVKQLSENSVQGIEEFKNEVMLIAKLQHRNLVKLLGCCFEGGEQMLIYEYLPNKSLNLFLFDENRRLCLDWRKRFNIINGIARGILYLHQDSRLRIIHRDLKSSNILLDEEMNPKISDFGTARIFRADQIHDKTKRVVGTYGYMSPEYAVFGKFSIKSDVFSFGVIVLEIVTGKKNNESQKTNTSLSLIGHVWDLWREDRALEIVDSLLDGSYSPDEALRSIHIGLLCVQENVEDRPTMLEVVLMLSSEATLRAPKQPPFVFSASSDKTNISGSSSINEVTITKFEAR